One Polaribacter reichenbachii genomic window, TTATTATTCTAAAATTGTATTAAATTTAATTGTTACTTCATCACCAGTTTTAATTGTACCTAGTAATGCTTTTGGAGGATCTACATTAAAATCTGTCATTTTAATTGTTTTTTCTCCAACAAGTTTCACCTCATCATCTTTTTTGTTTAAAATAAATTCTAGAGAAATCATTTTGGTTACACCAGAAATTTTTAAATTCCCTTTCGTTTTAAACGTATAACTACCATTTTTTAATTCACTAACTTCTTCAGTATTTAAAAATTGAAATTCAATTGTAGTGTGTTTTTTTAAATTTAAAGCCTTGTAGGTATTCTTGTCCATACCTCCTTTTCCACTTTTTAAACCTTCCACCTCAAGAACTATATTCAGTTTCTTAATTTGAAGCTTGTTAGCAGTTTCTATAGCTAAAATTCCTGTTT contains:
- a CDS encoding YceI family protein; amino-acid sequence: MYYTKKIKTSIIGIAIIFLGISTNLYAQEYTLDAQKSSLIIYGTSNIHDWEIDAENQTGILAIETANKLQIKKLNIVLEVEGLKSGKGGMDKNTYKALNLKKHTTIEFQFLNTEEVSELKNGSYTFKTKGNLKISGVTKMISLEFILNKKDDEVKLVGEKTIKMTDFNVDPPKALLGTIKTGDEVTIKFNTILE